The Candidatus Scalindua japonica genome includes the window AGAAAATAGTCGATAAATGCCTGATATGCCATGACGCAGGCAGGATATTCCTGGAACGTAAATCAAGAAGAGACTGGAAAGAGACTGTTGCTGATATGCGCTTATTGGCCAGGGAGGAATTGAAAAAAGATTGGTTTACTCACCATGAATCCAAAGTTATTGTTGATTTACTTGTCAAAACACAAGGTCTTGAACCGGAGAACAGTGCAGCAGGTAAAAGAGCAGCAGAAAACGAGGGAAAGAAGAGCAGTAAACATTAGGTTTATAAATTAGTAAAATACACTTTGGACTTTACATGAGAATTGACTATACAAAAGGTCAAAATGTTCAACCACATACATTTCGTTCTTCCCGACAATCCGGAGTCTCCGGGAAGAGGGTGATGTTGGTCTTTCCCCCTGATTGGTATCCCTCCAAACCATATTTGAGCCTGCCTACGCTGACAGCTTTTTTGAGGAGAGCCGGTCATCGTGTTGCCCAGAAGGACGTGAATCTGGAAATGTATGATTGGTTTTTCAGCGAAAATTGCCTTCAGCTTGTTTTTGAGAAAATCCCCAAACAATTGGAACGGTTGAAGACGGTATCGAGAGACCCAGGATATTCTCACGAAGTACTAAAATTGCAGCAGTCTCTTAATGAATGTACAGATCCTTATATTACCATGCTTGCCAGAAAGGCAGAGACCGCTAAAACCATTGTACGTTCACAGGAATTCTATAATGTGGATAAACTAGAGTGGGCAATGAGTGTTTTTCGTGAAGTGATGCAGGTTATATCCCTTGTTTACGCCCCGGCCAGGATTTGTATACCCCCTATGGAAACTGACTTAGGTTATAAATTGTTTATATCTTCCGATATTCTTGATGCAGTTGAGGATAAGCAGGTAAATGTATACAGAGATGTGTACAACCACATACTCAAACCTGCTATAGAGGAAGAAAAGCCTGATGTCATTGGAATTTCCATTGTCTTGAGTCAGCAACTCTTCTCTTCCATGACATTCTGCTCGATGATCAAAGAGGACTTTCCCGGTATTCATATTACTATTGGAGGAAACACGGTTACCAGATTACGTGATGTATTACCAGAAAGTTCCAATCTATTTTCTCTTTTCGATACGGTTATCATGCATGAAGGAGAAACGGCATTTTTGCAGCTAATAAATGCGATCGGAACAGACCGTGATTTTTCAACAATACCCAACCTCATATATAAAAATTGTAACGGAATATATACATCTACCGTTACTACGGCTGAGGATATGGCAAGATTACCGCCACCCGATTTTGATGGACTTCCTCTCGACAAATATTTTGTGCCGGATAAGATACTCTCTTACCTTGCCACCAGAGGATGCTATTGGGGAAAGTGTGAGTTCTGTGATCATGGAGAAGGTTACACTGCTGGATACAGGACAAAAAATATAGATCAGATTATTGAGGACATTAATTATCTGAAAAATCGATATCAAGTAACACATTTTCACTTTCCCGATGAGTCATACCCTCCGGCTTTATTCAAAAAGTTAACAAAAAAATTAATTGAAGCTGATCTACATATCGTATGGTCTACACACTTACGGTTTGAAGAAAGTCTGTTGGACAACGGAGTATGGGAAACTGCTGAGGAAGCGGGGTGTAAATTTTTACATATGGGATTTGAAACCGGAAGTGAAAGAGTGCTCAGATTGATGGGTAAGGCAACCAAAACGGAACAAATCCAACAGAGTCTGGAACTCTCATCCATGCATGGTGTATGGAACCACGTGATGGGTTTCTTCGGATTTCCCGGTGAGACTTATGAAGATGCAAGATCCTCCATGCAATTTTTAGAAAACAACAAAGAACACGTTCACTCAATCGGTTTTGGGACTTTTGACCTGACCAAGTATTCACCGGTCATTAAAAGTGCAGAAAAGTTTGGGGTAACTTA containing:
- a CDS encoding B12-binding domain-containing radical SAM protein, translating into MRIDYTKGQNVQPHTFRSSRQSGVSGKRVMLVFPPDWYPSKPYLSLPTLTAFLRRAGHRVAQKDVNLEMYDWFFSENCLQLVFEKIPKQLERLKTVSRDPGYSHEVLKLQQSLNECTDPYITMLARKAETAKTIVRSQEFYNVDKLEWAMSVFREVMQVISLVYAPARICIPPMETDLGYKLFISSDILDAVEDKQVNVYRDVYNHILKPAIEEEKPDVIGISIVLSQQLFSSMTFCSMIKEDFPGIHITIGGNTVTRLRDVLPESSNLFSLFDTVIMHEGETAFLQLINAIGTDRDFSTIPNLIYKNCNGIYTSTVTTAEDMARLPPPDFDGLPLDKYFVPDKILSYLATRGCYWGKCEFCDHGEGYTAGYRTKNIDQIIEDINYLKNRYQVTHFHFPDESYPPALFKKLTKKLIEADLHIVWSTHLRFEESLLDNGVWETAEEAGCKFLHMGFETGSERVLRLMGKATKTEQIQQSLELSSMHGVWNHVMGFFGFPGETYEDARSSMQFLENNKEHVHSIGFGTFDLTKYSPVIKSAEKFGVTYNKNPEWDLALDYYFTVKNGLGIEEAERVLGEFEHNHYKGWDLKIYIREYLFLYVSHFGTNKLTFLQLRSNMMPPQ